A window of Dysidea avara chromosome 1, odDysAvar1.4, whole genome shotgun sequence genomic DNA:
ATGCATATGATAAATAATATTGTTACTGTCCTTGTTACTTACGATACGTTGGTGGTACTGGAATAATTTTAGGAATACATTCTCCTTGCTTGGCCTTTGGAAAGCATAGTCTCACCCTCTCCATTCCGGACTTCGTTACTGCCTGTTTCCTCCCATAATTTTCATTAAAATGCATTAGGGCAATTAATAACCTGAATTGTATTTATTTAATCATTTgtatattattgtaattatcACCTTACCTGCAGTACATTCCTTCATAAGAAAAGGCTAGTAACTTGAGAGCAAAATGGTTTACTACACTATGGTAGCTCTCCAAGCTGCTTGTCTGATGGTGTGGTGACAGCTTCTTGACATCTGCTATGACTCTCTCATTGCAAATGACATCACAGACCTTTTCATAGACTTTGCCACCTTGTTAAATTATAACTACTAGGTTCCATTCATAATTATTTGTATTATACCTGGCTGGAGCCACTTTTTACGTTGATCTCCTAGGTCTTGAGTGTGGTAGCAATTCTCATGCTGATCACATAGATATTCCATCAGTGATTTCCACCGAATAGCCATCTCCTTCCCATCACCACCCAGGGTTTTCACCGCACACCAGTAAATGTGGTTGGTAATGCTTTTAATCCACTCACCCACCACTTCACAATCTTTGTATTTAGCTATCTTTAGTAGCTTCTTTTTAACACCTAGGAGCAAAAATTATAGAGTCAAACATGTACCCAAAATGACAAACCTTTTGCAACATGCCAAACATCAAAACGATGGTCAATATCTGGATAGCTTTGGCTCACAAATTTTGTAACCTGCTTGTGACGGTCAGTAATCAGTGCACCTATATTTATTGATTTCTCCATTAAAAATTGCAGAGCATTTTTCAATCCTTCCTTTTCCATGTGATTGCTAGATGCTACCAAATTGCTCTGCATAGTTAATAACATTATGAATAAAGAAACATTAGTTGTGGCAAACCTGAACAAGCTCTAGGTGGATAACTTTGTTGGAGGATAGGTCAATTATTCCGTATGACCATATTTGGCAAAATGCCCAGGACTATCAGCACGTCCATCACCACTGATAGTGAGTGGATTGTCACTAGCTCTACACTGTGCTAGCAATTCTGCCTGTTTTGTATCCCAAACTGATATGACTGCTGGCTCTAAGTACTCCTTCTGATGAATGCAGTATGCTCTATCTGTAATGCATGCAATGTTCATGTGAGATAGCACCCTGAGGACTTTTGTAGCTGTTTCTCCACTATATAAAATAGCTGCAGATAGTAGAATATTTCCTGCAGGGGTATCTTTGATATGTGGTTGACTTGCCCACACTTTGATATCCACAATGATGGCATACTTGCTTTACAGTAATATAGGTGCCCTTTGGCTTGGTTATGACTCCAGGACATGAGCTGTGACACAGTGTAGTGTGTAAATAGTTGTATGAGTGCTGATCTAAATATTATGTATTTGATTTCATCCCTTGTTGATCCTGGATCAGCTTCagtggatggctgcaggttgtCATCACTGTATTAATGCAAATTAGTGATGATTAATTGTTTATAGGTGTGGATGAATCAGTACTCACTCTGTTGTGGCTTCGTCTTGAGAAATTTGAAACGAGTCATCAATATCACCATCTTCAGGCTCACTTGATTCAGTGGTAGTATCTGCATGAGACATGAGTGTAAGAGGGGGTGCTGCCAATAGATCACACTGGGTTCCAACTGATTTTGTGCCAGGAGTAGTCATTGGGTCTATTCATTGGATACAGAGTATAGTAGCTATTTCCATACTGTAGTTTGTTTTGATGCTAACCTTTGTCATCTGCTCCTGACTGTATTTCTGTAGGTGTTCCTGACTGTATTTCTGTAGGTGTTCCTGACTGTATTTCCATAGGAATCATACCTGTTGAAGTAGATGCCAACAACAGAGGGCTGCCTACGTCTTCAACTGGGGAACTACTCCTTGGATCATCCGCACTTGATTGCATGGTTGAGCTGGTGTCTAGTAGCTCTTCAACAATCTGTATTAATAATGTTttaatacatataattattagctaTGTTGTTTTTTCCAACATACTGCTTTTTGCTTTCTTCGTTCTGAAGCTGGTCTACGAGATTGTGTTGACATTTGgcagctgttgctgctgctaccACTGCGAATAGGCTTGGGGAAAACAGTTGGAATGGCGTCTGGCTTGAGGCACGGCTTCTTGGCTGGAATGCCCATTTCTTCACGATAAAGTCGCCCTTCTGTGTTAAAGCATTCAGGTTCGAAATGCTTCGAGCAAATTAAGGAAGCAGTTGTTGGTCCTTTCCAATCCTTACACTGTTGATGCACAGCCCTTACGCACTTCGAGCGAACTGCTGCATCACTAGGAAATCCGTGTAAGCTGTAGCCCATACCTCCTTCAGTGTGACAACCAGCAACTACACAACGTCTTGGCATAGCGTCTTCGTTTCTAATATTGTTAGGTGTTAAAGTGAACTTGAATTTAAACTAGATTTTGATAGTCATAGCTATGCTATTTTATGCAATACGCGTACCGGAACTCTTCTTGTGACGatttatgatgtcacaaaattaCCAAACTTTATGGGTTAATATCTCGTAATATcagcataattgaattattaaaatggtgtttttgtgcattgcttgatacaaacaatacatccatacaataaaatcatacatgaattttccatttcagttgacCTTTAAGGGTGTGGCCGCTACAGGATAAACGCAGGTGCTACTAAAATGCCCGACTGAATATACAGAGtgcttagaatgtgatgctatgggCATTTATATATCGAAACCGTCATATGGCAGTTGTGGCGGTGAGATGGTTAAATTTTCATGTCAGTTGATGATTTTCCTTGTCAAAGAAATTTTGATTCTACTATGTACTTCTTGGTACTCCTGAATTTCTGGTCATTGGCTTTAGATGTTGTTTTcgttattattaaagctttacagtgacagTTGTGAATAAAACTTAATAGTGGGTACATAGTATTGTCAAACCATAAGGCAAAAACAGTTTGGAGTGTACTTTTTAGTTGACTACAGATCCTTAATCTTATTTTGTCCCAAATTTAGTCCATTATTCTATGGCCTATTTGGAAGATGGCAACAACTAACCTACTAGTGATGAAATCTGTCTATCAAACTTTAATGTACAAAACTTTATATACTCAAGAAAAAAAAACCTATTTCAATAACAGTACAATTTGGTGCATGGAACTGTATGAATTAGTAACTGAATTCATGTAAACTTACTAAGGGAGAGATGTGTACATCTTATTTGATTGGGTTTTAACAATGCCTATTGAAATTATACAAATACATACCTCCACTTTGGTTTATATTCGTCAGGTGATGCATGACTGACATGCACAACAATGAAGTTGTGTAGAGCAATCAAAAAATCAATAGGTGAAGCAATCTTCTGAAGTGCTTGTTGAAGATTAGTTTTCTCAAGAGGAGCACGGTATGCTTTGTCAAGTCTGTCAAAAGGTGCCTGTGAAGAAGCAATAGGAATGTATAAGTACAATTGAATAATCACATAATAATTGTGAATGGTTAGATGGCTATGGATGAACAATTAGAGAAGGTTTCAGGTTCAACATACCACATGAACTGTTGTAATTGCAAATAAACAACTTATCAACATTTTCATGATTTTATTTTCACAAGCAATCGTCCCTACAAAAATACTTCTCTATCTTTGAAAAATGGTCAGCCAACTTTTGACTCCTTTTCTAACATTGGATGCACTTTAAAAATTCTTCCTTGTAATTGAAGCTATTTTCAACCATGAATAGAAGCCCTTATGGCCACTTATTTCTGTAATCCCATCACAActttgattctattatataaTTTCTTTACCTTTTTCAATTCTGTTAATTGACAACTCTGCACTACAGACACAAGTCCCCACAGTGAAATAGCATTTGCAAGAACACAGTCTCTGGTGGGCTACACATACAAGAAACAGCGTAAACATACActtaactactgtatatatacacacatacatgtaatcaTACATATATAATTCATTTAGTGCAGGAGAGTGTGTTGCAATAATAATTCatggtgcatgcatgtacagtattagTGATTAAAGTCTCGTgagagtgcaagtgattaaaaatcTCACcaaaagggtgtggcacccttTTCACTCAatagtattcatcccatttatTTGGGACGAATActcaaaatgggtgccacactcTTTAATTAACAAGTTTTTAATACTTGCACTCTTGCGATACAACGTTGCAATTGAGTGGTACTGTAGAAAGAGGGTAATCATTTGTTGAGCAACAATGTACATATCTTTTGCCAGTGAAAGCTCTTGTCATATGTACATAACAGTTGAAATAAAGCTATTGCTGTGCTTAGGCAATAATTTAAAACTAGATGCATATGATATGTTAGGTACTATGCTTTCTCTAGGAAATTAAAACGCTGGGTGATATTTGGTTGTCATTCAGTAGTTTGGCATTTACTAGTACTGATCATCAGGTAATAACACCCAGGACAACTTCTGATGTTCCCACATATACATATAGAAGTTGAAAAAGATCATTCCATTAATAACCCGATAGTTGTTAATTCTCTAGTCACCTGTCTAGTAGGCATTAGACATAGGCGGTGTTTGCATTCACAGATGTAATAAAGTACTTACAAACTTCCTCCACTTGATAGAGCAACAAATGCGTTGACAGAGTTTATAGTTATAGTAATCTTGCAAAGAAAGTTGATTACATGCTATTGTATGTTTGAAATTTCAGTCCTTAATTGAAACAAATAAAAAACTACAACCCACCATTTAAACCTTTTGAAGAACGGCGAGATAACGGGCTATATACATGTTGAATTgtgataaaatttaaaaaaaaaattttttttttttggtagaCTTTTCAGATGTACCATTCATTACCAGTGCAAAAGTTacaatttgtatatttaataattattCATTAGGCTCATTGAAAGTGATTACCTTAGGCAAACTTCGTTGCATTGCCAGCGTCTTTGTGACATACTGATGGAATGTTTTGTCAGGTGCACCTCCAGCAGATGCTAAAAATCCTAAAACAATTTCTATGACATCCAAAAATTCACTCAATTTTTGATGGTTCAGTTTCTTTATCTCAACTAGAAGACTCTTCTTCTTTTCAAGTGGCAAATCTTCctgcattttaaaattataacaGGTTAATTGTATATCTATGTTTCAGTGTGTATAAATGGAGTAGACCATGCATAATTAGCAATGCATTATAAAAAGTACATTCCTAATTGTTTAATTAATTAAACCCTTTGTCACcttcattatttttataaaattacaaGAGACAAAACAAATAATGTGTGTAACTTTTGTGTGATATGGTTTTTGAtccagagacaattataatgtttttcaaatcccagtgaaaatgtcaggcaacctaaagcattacctgacattgatacaCAGTTTGTCATAATAGGAAAATCCTTATGATAGAACAGAGTGACTCAACCtacgtataataataataatacaaatcaTTGTTGTCAAATTGCGTgacaatgcttcactataaaaacTACAACTTCcttctattttgatctgacattttgtcaggcaggttccattatggtcggccatgcatgataattattttcctgacaaatggcctatgtcaggcagtatAAATTGACTCTGAAATTATATTATGACTGCTATTTATTTTCTATCTCAAACATAATTCCTATAGTTtagtatacagtacaatatgtcATGTGAGTGGCATCCTCTCACATGATGTGTCACAAATGAATCAATTTATGAGTTGAGTGTTGCGATTCATAATCATATAAGTCTAGCAGTGTAACAAGCTGGGGGTTGGTCTGGGAGGGAAATCAGATGTTACTACATTGTAAATACTCCTTGTCGAAGATGAAGAAGATTAAAAGTTGAAGATTAACATTAGAACTGTGCGATTTGTAATTAACCCTTTGTACCAGGCATAGGTACCCAAAAAGACCATTTAATAATACTGTAGCAGTATTTCTGTTGTATGTTCACATACAGAGGTAAGGCAAAAGGAGTGACACATACAGATCAGGGACGTAGCCAGGAATTTCTTGAAGGGGTTTGGATTTGAAGTGGAATGTCGTTGGGGGAGGAAAGAagggcctgggtgcttcccctggACCACATTTAaacaaaaatgatgcatacacaaaatatgCCCTCAAGTAGTAACATTAAAAGAAGCTTGAACCCCTCAGTTGTTGATAGTCAGTATCTTCAAGACTCAGCTTGTACTCCACTATATTCAAAACATCATTTTCCAGCAATATTTAATAAATAAACCAAAGAAAGTGGGGTTTgtccgaaccatccgaaccccctGGCTACACCCTTGCAGATTTTTGATACTTTGGATATTAGTGTTGTACAGACTCGCCAACTAACCTCCACTACTGGAACTGTGAAAATGCACTTGATGACAGTTGTAAGTCATATCATGCAGTACAATAATACTGGGATCATGACACCGTACACCTAACAACTTGGTGCAAGTGTAATGAGCCAAATAACATGAGGGATGGTAGAGTTGGATATTACAGCCACTGACGGGGCCAAAGTTATCCTGTCAGTCACACATGCCAATGCTGTAGGAGAAGAGGACATGTGATGTTCAACTGTTGGTATCTGTCCATCTAAATTCAACTCCAAGCCATAATCAGCAAACTGCAATTCAGACACATGAAAGGTTTTCAAAGGAAGAACATGTGCTTCTAGCATTGCAAGTGTATATTCACCTTTTGTTTCTGAAGAAACAATTTCTGCTCCTGGCTCAGATTCTCTGGTCCCTGTGACTATTTTGCAAGATACAGGAGCATCAGTCGTCATTGTTGGAGTGTATTATTTATTACCTTAAGCAGGTTTAATGAATACTGGTATTCATGTTTTACGTATTTTAAGGAGTGAAGCCGGGAGTAGTTGGTATACCACTGCACACTGTTAATTTACAAATATTATTCTGACATAGTGTAGGTTGTAGTATAGCTGAGTCTTCCAGTGAAAGGAGTGATACTGGTATTGGAAAATGATTTGGCATGAGATAGAGTTTTAGCAGAACCATGTGTACCTAGCTAAAAAGGGAAAATGCATTGTACAGCCCAAGTAATGGCTAAGCTCCTAACAATATGATTCGGAGATTTGCCACAAATGTGGACAGAATGATGTGATACACATGTACTTTCTCGCCTGAACTGACACTGACACAGTGATTCATTTTATTTCACATGTTATGTGTTAAGGATATTTTTCATCTATATTGACTAGGCATCTTGCATTAGATACATTGCTAACTGTTAAATCTAGTGCCGTATcagatagtactgtatagtaggagtAAGGACCACTAAGGTTTGGGATTTCTTATGAAAAGATATCTAccgaaaaccagcctcacttttccttcacgACAACGTGGCAATATTGGTTAAAAATGACTATTATAGCCTTCAACAAAGattactttcaacaagttgctacagaattgaaAAAAGATCTACTGACTcctgtctgactgactgactgactgatgccttcagaaacGTGTAACTCTACAATGGCAAACATCATGACCTAGATTTCCACACCATTCAACATCACTTTAGCCCAACACAAGTcctttcaccaactgcagtagctgcagtgcatgcataataaaattgtcttgaaacgaagattttccaatgaaaatgtacagttCACATGAACATGTCCAACCTGAGATGCATTGTGATGGCTGATATGTCTTTTCTCTGACGCAGGGTCATCAGTCACGAGTTATGCTTACTGACAAGCATAAAACAGCCAAGAAGAACTTCTTAGTGTGCACCTTCAGCTTGTCCACACTTAAAGTCCCATTAGGGAAAAATAGTCTGCATACTATCAAATCTCTATCAGGCATTCGCACAAGGTACAGTATATAACCGAATGTTGTCTAAACATTTTACAAAACCTGTTATAATGGTTTTAAAAAGCCCTGTATGTAACCTGTTATGCTGTAAtgttacaagtagaaggaataattaggaatttcaaatttgagtagggatcatagaaatataaAAGCAGGGAGGAATTCTagtgcaaatttaatccctatttcagtctTATATAgtactagtggggcaaaaaaattattaattttcaacaagtagaatagggatcaaagatttgattttgaaaaaaactgcgtaaacaagaagtaatagggatgataatccacaaaattctatgcatcatcagttcaaagcaagttatttgaatagtgtacactcaatttgcgattcctatttcaacattttaacaaaatttaaccacaagttgaaataggaatcgcaaattgagtgtacactattcaaataacttgctttgaactgatgatgcatagaattttgtggattatcatccctattacttcttgtttacgcagtttttttcaaaatcaaatctttgatccctattctacttgttgaaaattaataatttttttgccccactagtttcatgatttttttcatgtccatgcacatggactacttcttaaatatacgttcaacagtacatgattgtttaataaagaaacccattgtaatatcaactggcaataaacaattacataaataagtttaataaacaattagttaacaatacagttaacaatacagtaaacaataccactttcctttgacgagtagataaatccactagtgtgaccgtttactgcaacgaagcggtgcgaaatctcaacacgagtaaaacacacgcttgacaaaacgtggtcgactccaattaaagtgctgagtatacggagtatcccgcttttcatttttcaatcgcgtacggaagggacacaccccttttcaattcgaaatttaccagtgtgttccaatagcttacaagccttgttatgtctactcttagctggtaaacagctgaagaatataatagaaagtatacacgaaaggcgtacagtaatagtttaagtgacgaggtgcgggccacacccccttcactgtctcgtaatgaaggaagtctaaaacccgagtttcagtgaacaatagttatgtttaatgtttagtgtgatacaacttgatgcattttagtcctgtgagctaaagcaatggaattttaaacaattctatattatcatctgtatggcttctcgatcgaatggcgtctcgaagagtgattcttgctctatatctcgcaatcgcattagagagggaagattttaataccacacagacctgggtacgaatgttttttaaatacgccatacgtttttagggctgatatctacttcctacgagctgtaggcgcgcgaaacaagaaagaaagaagaaagaaagaagaagatggagaatctaaccgttttcaaaattttaaaaaacacctaaaaccatttcccttacttttaatacttgttggctagtgttgtaaacacaaaagaaaggtctagaatgttttagaaataaaatttaaagcccggaaggctgcttttggcgtgcgttctattagagtgttttgaaaaatttctgcctgatccctattatgtaccactaccgtggtacatgatagtggcacaaccaaaaaattgtgcactttttcataaagccatgaaactttccacataaatagtactcctcaatacatgtatttttagatatagtgccattgctgatttgaccttaggtgacctttacggccatttttgtacagaaaattgatccttttgtctttaactccctgaggcagtaattaacttgttaaaaaacATGATACCAAACAAAAGTCATGCTAATAGAAACAACTTAGTTTTCATTTGAaatcaataggtgatttcattcttaagttatgagtatatttattagctgcaaaatttgataaatttatgcataattatctgcctacaggtaattcacacctcgagggcaggtaaacttatcaaattttgcagctagtaaaaatgatcataactttgtaatgaaatcacttactgacttcaaataaaaaccaagttgtttctatcagcaagatctttgtttgataccatgttttaacaagttaagtACTGCCTCAGGGGATGGTATATTTAGCGGAATTGGTGGAAACGGCAGAATTGGCGGAAACAGCAGaatcatcattaattttacagattatggaaagccttagaacacccactaccagttagctactCACTGTTACATATATAAGTACAGCTACGTAAAACTCACCACAATTGAAGCTCATGGTCTTTGTAGCACCAATTTTCTGTATTCTTGCAATTTACTCTGTGGTAATCAATTCTTAGATGGTAGTCTTATCTCTAttttttttgtacagatcaggctttacaggctctcCAAGCCTATACAATTAATACCAATACTAATTTTATGTGATTGATTACCATGTTTTGAATTGCAGCAAATTGGTGTTGAATGGTCAGGCTTAGTCTTGGGTGGCCATACTTTATTTTCTCAGGGTGGTGTTTACAGATTTTCAATTATAAGTGCCCCCCTTGAAGGCACTTCTAGTAATATGTGCTTCAAAATACAGGGTGTGATATGACTACACTCTAAGAGTGCCACAGATGATGTTAAgctgcaagaagacagaaaatCGGTGCTACAAAGACCATGAGCATCAATTGTGGTGAGTAGCTAACTGGAAGTGGGTGTTCTAAGGCTGTCCATAGTCTGTAAACTATGATTCGACTGTTTCCATCAATTCCACTATTCTGCTAAATATACCATCccctgcctcagggagttagacatttttttgtacaaaaatggctgtaaaggtcaccaaaggtcaaatcagccatggcactatatctaaaaatacatgcattgaggagtactatttatgtggaaagtttcatggctttatgaaaaagtgcacaatattgccaatttttgGGGGGGCTACGCTGCTATCCTTGTCAAAACTGAAGTGGGGATTAAAATTTGCACTAGCATAGTTAGAGTAGTAGGTgccttcccttgtttcactgctttctatttctatgatcccttaaaGTAAGGATTAAATTTATATTAGTATTGTTGCAAGGGTAGAGATACCCTCTCTTGTTTgactgctttttatttctatggtccctaattCTGCTATCTTTATTCTACTTTTTGTGTAGGAAAGTCCCACTCAAGTTTTCAGTGCATGACACACCCACTTCAAACAGACACAATGA
This region includes:
- the LOC136263856 gene encoding THAP domain-containing protein 10-like; the protein is MPRRCVVAGCHTEGGMGYSLHGFPSDAAVRSKCVRAVHQQCKDWKGPTTASLICSKHFEPECFNTEGRLYREEMGIPAKKPCLKPDAIPTVFPKPIRSGSSSNSCQMSTQSRRPASERRKQKAIVEELLDTSSTMQSSADDPRSSSPVEDVGSPLLLASTSTGMIPMEIQSGTPTEIQSGTPTEIQSGADDKDPMTTPGTKSVGTQCDLLAAPPLTLMSHADTTTESSEPEDGDIDDSFQISQDEATTDDDNLQPSTEADPGSTRDEIKYIIFRSALIQLFTHYTVSQLMSWSHNQAKGHLYYCKASMPSLWISKCGQVNHISKIPLQEIFYYLQLFYIVEKQLQKSSGCYLT